One region of Chelonoidis abingdonii isolate Lonesome George chromosome 14, CheloAbing_2.0, whole genome shotgun sequence genomic DNA includes:
- the LOC116821828 gene encoding LOW QUALITY PROTEIN: olfactory receptor 5V1-like (The sequence of the model RefSeq protein was modified relative to this genomic sequence to represent the inferred CDS: inserted 1 base in 1 codon) produces MENQTTVTEFILLGLSNDSHFQIPLFLVFLVIYLITLVGNILIMLVIKADPQLHTPMYFFLSNLSFIDVCYSSVTVPKMLENFLAEQKTISLSGCIAQIAFFIFMVGTEIFLLSVMAYDRYAAICNPLRYSTTMSHQVCVKMVLSAWISGFLDSLVNTLYLTDLSFCSPREINHFSCELPLLLQLSCTDTFVNEMVILCFSMTLGFASLLLILTSYICILSTILRIRFSEGRRRAFSTCASHIXIVLLFCRTAFIRYLRPASGYTFALDKLVSVQYSILTSMLNLIIYSLKNNNVKLALRKLLGR; encoded by the exons ATGGAAAATCAAACCACAGTGACTGAGTTTATCCTGCTGGGACTTTCAAATGACTCACACTTCCAGATTCCACTCTTCCTGGTGTTTTTAGTTATTTATCTAATCACTCTGGTGGGAAACATTTTGATCATGCTGGTAATAAAGGCTGATCCTCAACTCCAcacccccatgtatttcttcctgagCAACCTATCCTTTATTGATGTCTGTTACTCTTCAGTCACTGTTCCGAAGATGCTGGAGAACTTCCTGGCAGAGCAGAAGACTATTTCACTCAGTGGCTGCATTGCCCAGATAGCCTTCTTTATTTTCATGGTTGGGACAGAGATTTTTCTCCTCTCAGTGATGGCATATGATCGATATGCTGCCATATGCAATCCTTTAAGATACAGCACCACTATGAGCCACCAGGTCTGTGTGAAGATGGTGTTGAGTGCATGGATATCTGGTTTCCTGGATTCCTTGGTCAACACACTTTACCTTACCGACTTGAGTTTCTGCAGTCCTCGTGAAATTAACCATTTCAGCTGCGAACTTCCGCTTCTGCTGCAGCTCTCCTGCACTGACACCTTTGTTAATGAGATGGTGATACTCTGCTTCAGCATGACATTAGGCTTTGCCTCTCTCCTGCTCATCCTGACTTCATACATTTGTATCCTCTCCACCATCCTCAGGATCAGATTCTCAGAGGGCAGGCGCAGAGCCTTCTCCACCTGTGCCTCACATA ACATAGTTCTGTTGTTCTGCAGGACGGCATTCATCAGGTACCTGAGACCTGCCTCTGGATATACTTTTGCTCTTGACAAACTAGTGTCCGTGCAGTACAGCATCTTAACATCCATGTTAAACCTCATCATCTACAGCCTGAAAAATAACAATGTGAAGCTGGCTTTGAGAAAACTGTTGGGCAGATGA